The Nocardioides humi genome includes a region encoding these proteins:
- a CDS encoding class I adenylate-forming enzyme family protein: MSDTLGVLFANAGRRFHDNVAVTVGEHSRTFGEVIDRGWRLAHALRDRGVAPGSFVAAMLGANRVESLEVYVGLALGGYTAVHVNDRLTAPEVDYVISDSGAVALVHTDGVAGVAAEMTTTAGLAAWLAIGDPTPAGAESFDAALAGATSEPVPTPVTPDDIALVGYTSGTTGFPKGVLVSHRAVVNCIKLVPYAYRFPLQGHAAFPGGWSFVSGLWGVIFPHFYTGSTVAFIAGASPDEWGRHMVENKATFTLGLTPLIPGLMEALRLHPGALDTLQSVLHSGGPLPPELAADLVALIDDRLVETYGMTEVVGPITITNRSDWRGLGGADSIFETVGRPLPTSSMRVVDADGNPLPAGEVGELVIEADTMFSGYHNQPEKTAAVLRDGSYFTGDLGYRDEAGYYYLTGRAQELIISGGANVYPAEVERVLMLMDDVTEAAVFGLPDERWGEAVSAAVVLRPGSTATVDEVRDFARSQLAGYKKPVHLFFLDELPRNSGMKVMKHVLKEQLAGAAGSTDTTGGQR; this comes from the coding sequence ATGAGCGACACCCTCGGAGTCCTGTTCGCCAACGCGGGCAGGCGGTTCCACGACAACGTGGCGGTGACCGTCGGAGAGCACAGCCGCACCTTCGGCGAGGTGATCGACCGCGGCTGGCGGCTCGCGCACGCCCTGCGCGACCGCGGCGTCGCGCCCGGGTCCTTCGTCGCCGCGATGCTCGGCGCCAACCGGGTCGAGTCGCTGGAGGTGTACGTCGGGCTCGCCCTCGGCGGCTACACCGCCGTCCACGTCAACGACCGGCTGACCGCGCCGGAGGTCGACTACGTCATCTCCGACTCGGGCGCCGTCGCGCTCGTCCACACCGACGGCGTCGCCGGCGTCGCCGCGGAGATGACCACGACCGCCGGCCTCGCGGCCTGGCTCGCGATCGGCGATCCCACCCCGGCCGGTGCCGAGTCCTTCGACGCCGCCCTCGCGGGCGCGACGAGCGAGCCCGTGCCGACCCCGGTGACCCCCGACGACATCGCCCTGGTCGGCTACACCAGCGGCACGACCGGCTTCCCCAAGGGCGTCCTCGTCAGCCACCGGGCCGTGGTCAACTGCATCAAGCTGGTGCCCTACGCCTACCGCTTCCCGCTCCAGGGGCACGCCGCCTTCCCGGGCGGCTGGTCCTTCGTGTCCGGGCTGTGGGGCGTGATCTTCCCGCACTTCTACACCGGCAGCACGGTCGCCTTCATCGCCGGCGCCAGTCCCGACGAGTGGGGACGCCACATGGTGGAGAACAAGGCCACCTTCACCCTCGGCCTGACCCCCCTCATCCCCGGCCTGATGGAGGCGCTGCGCCTGCACCCGGGCGCCCTCGACACGCTGCAGTCGGTGCTCCACTCCGGCGGCCCGCTGCCGCCCGAGCTCGCCGCCGACCTGGTCGCGCTCATCGACGACCGCCTCGTCGAGACCTACGGGATGACCGAGGTGGTCGGGCCGATCACGATCACCAACCGGTCCGACTGGCGCGGCCTCGGCGGCGCCGACAGCATCTTCGAGACGGTGGGACGGCCGCTTCCGACATCCTCGATGCGCGTCGTCGACGCCGACGGGAACCCGCTGCCGGCCGGGGAGGTCGGCGAGCTGGTCATCGAGGCCGACACCATGTTCTCCGGCTACCACAACCAGCCGGAGAAGACCGCGGCCGTGCTGCGCGACGGCTCGTACTTCACCGGCGATCTCGGCTACCGCGACGAGGCGGGCTATTACTACCTCACCGGCCGCGCCCAGGAGCTGATCATCAGCGGCGGCGCCAATGTGTACCCCGCCGAGGTGGAGCGCGTGCTCATGCTGATGGACGACGTCACCGAGGCCGCGGTCTTCGGGCTGCCGGACGAGCGCTGGGGCGAGGCGGTCTCCGCGGCCGTCGTGCTGCGCCCCGGATCGACCGCGACCGTCGACGAGGTCCGCGACTTCGCCCGCTCGCAGCTGGCCGGCTACAAGAAGCCGGTCCACCTCTTCTTCCTCGACGAGCTGCCCCGCAACTCGGGGATGAAGGTGATGAAGCACGTCCTCAAGGAGCAGCTGGCCGGAGCGGCCGGCTCGACCGACACGACAGGAGGCCAGCGGTGA
- a CDS encoding amidohydrolase family protein: MTDLVIDAHMHVWDATWLPEGLRRAWARQGAGRRLPERHPEEILAHVAVGQSDPDALLTVAAFDRAGVAAGLVPVVDWTIVGAPGGEHLPIGALNARYEDVCSRNEGRLYFAAGLDPRHADARTLFEAAAAHPHCRGFKLYPAAGWDLRDPAHAWLFEALVERELPAVIHCSPLGGDPLQVIRCRPAEVGALLASYPALRVSFAHAGIEAWWSEALDCATGWQHAYLELSLWQRLAGIDYPEFRRRVRAMRAQVGAHRLVFGSDICRGPKEDPDGADLERWVSMVRDLASPYDGDPAVLTDDELGLFLAGNAIRLFDLKEHA, translated from the coding sequence GTGACCGACCTCGTCATCGACGCCCACATGCACGTCTGGGACGCCACCTGGCTCCCGGAGGGGCTGCGGCGTGCCTGGGCGCGGCAGGGGGCCGGACGCCGGCTCCCCGAGCGGCACCCCGAGGAGATCCTCGCGCACGTGGCCGTCGGCCAGAGCGACCCGGACGCGCTACTGACGGTGGCCGCGTTCGACCGGGCAGGGGTCGCGGCGGGGCTGGTCCCGGTGGTCGACTGGACGATCGTCGGCGCCCCGGGCGGTGAGCACCTGCCCATCGGCGCGCTCAACGCGCGGTACGAGGACGTCTGCTCCCGCAACGAGGGGCGGCTCTACTTCGCCGCCGGTCTCGACCCCCGCCACGCCGACGCACGGACCCTGTTCGAGGCGGCTGCCGCGCACCCGCACTGCCGCGGCTTCAAGCTCTATCCCGCGGCCGGCTGGGACCTGCGCGATCCCGCCCATGCCTGGCTGTTCGAGGCGCTGGTCGAGCGCGAGCTCCCCGCCGTCATCCACTGCAGCCCGCTCGGCGGCGACCCCCTGCAGGTGATCCGCTGCCGCCCGGCCGAGGTCGGCGCCCTCCTGGCGTCGTACCCGGCGCTGCGGGTGTCCTTCGCCCATGCCGGCATCGAGGCCTGGTGGAGCGAGGCCCTCGACTGCGCGACGGGCTGGCAGCACGCCTATCTCGAGCTGTCGCTCTGGCAGCGCCTGGCCGGCATCGACTACCCCGAGTTCCGGCGCCGGGTGCGCGCGATGCGCGCCCAGGTCGGGGCGCACCGGCTGGTCTTCGGCTCCGACATCTGCCGGGGGCCGAAGGAGGACCCGGACGGCGCCGACCTGGAGCGCTGGGTCAGCATGGTGCGAGACCTCGCCTCGCCGTACGACGGCGATCCTGCGGTCCTCACCGACGACGAGCTCGGGCTCTTCCTCGCAGGCAACGCAATCCGGCTGTTCGACCTCAAGGAGCACGCATGA